The following coding sequences are from one Gossypium raimondii isolate GPD5lz chromosome 4, ASM2569854v1, whole genome shotgun sequence window:
- the LOC105779942 gene encoding UDP-glycosyltransferase 89A2 isoform X2, with protein sequence MATAATRSNPHPHILVFPYPAQGHMLALLDLTHQLALHGLTITILVTPKNLPFLSPLLSSHPSSITPLVFPFPSHPLIPPGVEHVKDVGNCGNRLIMAALGKLEDPLFNWFNSQSNPPVAIISDFFLGWTQHLATRLQIPRLAFFSTRAFLVSVFDYIWNNVEKVKCLSEVEFGHLPGSPVFKQEHLPSLFKLYKRSDPDWEFVKDGLLANTKSWGYVLNSFDALEGEYVQWLKTHVAHDRVFNVGPLSLIGPDVSDRGNSGSSSDLNDQVMTWLNQCPDGSVVYVCFGSQKLLRKEQMEALASGLEKSDTRFIWVVKPGTTQQHVEGFGVVPDGFEQRTAGQGLVIKGWAPQALILNHKAVGGFLSHCGWNSVSEAIVGGVMMLAWPMEADQFVNARLLVDDMGVGVRVCEGADSVPNSDELGRVISEAMTEGGGMKTKAKDLKDKAFAAVSHGGSSMNDLVRFVKELGQLGR encoded by the exons ATGGCCACCGCTGCCACCAGATCCAACCCTCACCCTCACATCTTGGTGTTCCCATACCCAGCTCAAGGCCACATGCTTGCCCTCCTGGACCTCACTCACCAACTAGCTCTCCATGGCCTAACCATCACCATCTTAGTCACCCCTAAAAACCTACCTTTCCTTTCTCCTCTCCTCTCTTCTCACCCTTCTTCCATTACTCCCCTTGTTTTCCCTTTCCCTTCTCACCCTCTCATCCCACCAGGTGTTGAACATGTTAAAGACGTTGGCAACTGTGGGAACCGCCTTATCATGGCCGCTTTAGGCAAACTTGAAGACCCTTTGTTCAACTGGTTCAACTCTCAGTCTAATCCTCCAGTTGCCATCATTTCTGATTTCTTCCTCGGTTGGACTCAACACCTAGCTACCCGCTTGCAAATACCTAGACTTGCTTTCTTCTCTACACGAGCTTTTCTGGTTTCTGTGTTTGATTATATTTGGAACAATGTTGAAAAAGTGAAATGTTTGagtgaagttgagtttggtcATTTACCTGGTTCACCGGTTTTCAAGCAAGAACATTTGCCATCTTTGTTTAAGCTCTACAAAAGATCAGATCCTGACTGGGAGTTTGTCAAGGATGGACTTCTTGCAAATACAAAGAGTTGGGGTTATGTTTTAAATTCCTTTGATGCTTTGGAAGGTGAATATGTTCAATGGTTGAAGACACATGTAGCTCATGATCGTGTTTTCAATGTTGGACCACTAAGTTTGATAGGCCCCGATGTCTCGGATAGGGGCAATTCGGGTTCGAGTTCTGACCTGAATGACCAAGTCATGACTTGGCTCAATCAATGCCCTGATGGTTCTGTTGTTTATGTTTGCTTTGGGAGTCAAAAGCTGTTGAGAAAAGAACAAATGGAAGCCTTGGCTAGTGGGCTTGAAAAGAGTGACACACGTTTTATCTGGGTGGTGAAACCGGGTACAACCCAACAGCATGTCGAAGGGTTTGGAGTTGTACCCGATGGGTTCGAGCAACGAACCGCAGGTCAAGGTTTGGTGATAAAAGGGTGGGCACCTCAGGCCTTGATACTGAACCACAAGGCAGTGGGTGGATTCCTGAGTCATTGTGGGTGGAACTCGGTTTCGGAAGCGATAGTGGGGGGAGTCATGATGTTGGCTTGGCCTATGGAGGCTGACCAGTTTGTGAACGCCAGGCTTTTGGTAGATGATATGGGAGTGGGTGTGAGGGTGTGTGAGGGTGCGGACTCGGTTCCTAACTCAGATGAACTAGGCCGAGTCATCTCCGAGGCTATGACTGAGGGTGGAGGAATGAAGACCAAGGCCAAAGATCTGAAAGATAAGGCTTTTGCAGCAGTGAGTCATGGGGGAAGCTCTATGAATGATTTGGTTAGATTTGTGAAAGAATTGGGTCAACTTGGAAG GTGa
- the LOC105779942 gene encoding UDP-glycosyltransferase 89A2 isoform X1, whose product MATAATRSNPHPHILVFPYPAQGHMLALLDLTHQLALHGLTITILVTPKNLPFLSPLLSSHPSSITPLVFPFPSHPLIPPGVEHVKDVGNCGNRLIMAALGKLEDPLFNWFNSQSNPPVAIISDFFLGWTQHLATRLQIPRLAFFSTRAFLVSVFDYIWNNVEKVKCLSEVEFGHLPGSPVFKQEHLPSLFKLYKRSDPDWEFVKDGLLANTKSWGYVLNSFDALEGEYVQWLKTHVAHDRVFNVGPLSLIGPDVSDRGNSGSSSDLNDQVMTWLNQCPDGSVVYVCFGSQKLLRKEQMEALASGLEKSDTRFIWVVKPGTTQQHVEGFGVVPDGFEQRTAGQGLVIKGWAPQALILNHKAVGGFLSHCGWNSVSEAIVGGVMMLAWPMEADQFVNARLLVDDMGVGVRVCEGADSVPNSDELGRVISEAMTEGGGMKTKAKDLKDKAFAAVSHGGSSMNDLVRFVKELGQLGS is encoded by the exons ATGGCCACCGCTGCCACCAGATCCAACCCTCACCCTCACATCTTGGTGTTCCCATACCCAGCTCAAGGCCACATGCTTGCCCTCCTGGACCTCACTCACCAACTAGCTCTCCATGGCCTAACCATCACCATCTTAGTCACCCCTAAAAACCTACCTTTCCTTTCTCCTCTCCTCTCTTCTCACCCTTCTTCCATTACTCCCCTTGTTTTCCCTTTCCCTTCTCACCCTCTCATCCCACCAGGTGTTGAACATGTTAAAGACGTTGGCAACTGTGGGAACCGCCTTATCATGGCCGCTTTAGGCAAACTTGAAGACCCTTTGTTCAACTGGTTCAACTCTCAGTCTAATCCTCCAGTTGCCATCATTTCTGATTTCTTCCTCGGTTGGACTCAACACCTAGCTACCCGCTTGCAAATACCTAGACTTGCTTTCTTCTCTACACGAGCTTTTCTGGTTTCTGTGTTTGATTATATTTGGAACAATGTTGAAAAAGTGAAATGTTTGagtgaagttgagtttggtcATTTACCTGGTTCACCGGTTTTCAAGCAAGAACATTTGCCATCTTTGTTTAAGCTCTACAAAAGATCAGATCCTGACTGGGAGTTTGTCAAGGATGGACTTCTTGCAAATACAAAGAGTTGGGGTTATGTTTTAAATTCCTTTGATGCTTTGGAAGGTGAATATGTTCAATGGTTGAAGACACATGTAGCTCATGATCGTGTTTTCAATGTTGGACCACTAAGTTTGATAGGCCCCGATGTCTCGGATAGGGGCAATTCGGGTTCGAGTTCTGACCTGAATGACCAAGTCATGACTTGGCTCAATCAATGCCCTGATGGTTCTGTTGTTTATGTTTGCTTTGGGAGTCAAAAGCTGTTGAGAAAAGAACAAATGGAAGCCTTGGCTAGTGGGCTTGAAAAGAGTGACACACGTTTTATCTGGGTGGTGAAACCGGGTACAACCCAACAGCATGTCGAAGGGTTTGGAGTTGTACCCGATGGGTTCGAGCAACGAACCGCAGGTCAAGGTTTGGTGATAAAAGGGTGGGCACCTCAGGCCTTGATACTGAACCACAAGGCAGTGGGTGGATTCCTGAGTCATTGTGGGTGGAACTCGGTTTCGGAAGCGATAGTGGGGGGAGTCATGATGTTGGCTTGGCCTATGGAGGCTGACCAGTTTGTGAACGCCAGGCTTTTGGTAGATGATATGGGAGTGGGTGTGAGGGTGTGTGAGGGTGCGGACTCGGTTCCTAACTCAGATGAACTAGGCCGAGTCATCTCCGAGGCTATGACTGAGGGTGGAGGAATGAAGACCAAGGCCAAAGATCTGAAAGATAAGGCTTTTGCAGCAGTGAGTCATGGGGGAAGCTCTATGAATGATTTGGTTAGATTTGTGAAAGAATTGGGTCAACTTGGAAG TTAA
- the LOC105779944 gene encoding UDP-glycosyltransferase 89A2 gives MFATAAATASHPHILVFPYPAQGHMLPLLDLTHQLALRGLTITILVTPKSLPFLSPLLSTHPSSITPLVFPFPSHPLIPQGVEHVKDLGNSGNLPIMAALGKLHDPLLNWFNSQSNPPVAIISDFFLGWTQRLATQLQIPRLTFFASGAFVVSLCDYMWSNIEKLKSLSEIKLSHLPGSPVFKPENFPSLFKHYKQSDPDCEFVKDGILANTKSWGCVLNSFDALETEYIQWLKTYVGHNRVYSVGPVSLIGNRGDSDPSSGSDGVMTWLDQCPDGSVVYVCFGSQKLLRKEQVEALANGLEKSGTRFIWVVKPGTTNGFGDVPDGFEERVAGQGLVIKGWAPQLLILNHKAVGGFLSHCGWNSVLEGIVGGVMILAWPMEADQFVNAKLLVDEIGVAVRVCEGADSVPNSDELGRAVAEAMTEGGGMKTKAKDLKQKALAAVSHGESSMKDLDRVVEELGQLRG, from the coding sequence ATGTTCGCCACCGCCGCCGCCACCGCTTCTCACCCTCACATCTTAGTGTTCCCATACCCAGCACAAGGCCACATGCTTCCCCTCCTAGACCTCACCCACCAACTTGCCCTTAGAGGCCTAACCATCACCATCTTAGTCACCCCTAAAAGCCTCCCTTTCCTTTCACCTCTCCTCTCTACTCACCCTTCTTCCATTACACCCCTCGTTTTCCCTTTCCCTTCTCACCCTCTCATCCCACAAGGCGTTGAGCATGTTAAAGACCTTGGCAACAGTGGGAACCTCCCTATAATGGCCGCTTTAGGCAAGCTTCATGACCCTTTACTCAACTGGTTCAACTCTCAGTCTAATCCACCAGTTGCCATCATTTCCGATTTCTTCCTCGGTTGGACTCAACGACTCGCGACTCAGTTACAAATACCCAGACTCACTTTCTTCGCTTCAGGTGCGTTTGTGGTCTCTCtatgtgattatatgtggtCCAACATTGAAAAACTGAAGTCTTTGAGTGAAATAAAGCTTAGTCATTTACCTGGTTCTCCTGTTTTCAAGCCAGAAAATTTCCCATCCTTGTTTAAACACTATAAACAATCAGACCCTGATTGCGAGTTTGTTAAGGATGGGATTTTAGCAAATACAAAGAGTTGGGGCTGTGTTTTGAATTCATTTGATGCTTTGGAAACTGAATATATTCAATGGTTGAAGACATACGTAGGTCATAATCGTGTTTATAGTGTTGGACCAGTGAGTTTGATAGGCAATCGGGGAGATTCGGATCCGAGTTCGGGTTCGGACGGGGTCATGACTTGGCTTGATCAATGCCCTGATGGTTCCgttgtttatgtttgttttggGAGTCAAAAGCTTTTGAGGAAAGAACAAGTGGAAGCTTTAGCTAATGGGCTAGAAAAGAGTGGTACACGTTTTATTTGGGTGGTGAAACCGGGTACGACCAATGGGTTCGGAGATGTACCCGATGGGTTCGAGGAACGGGTTGCGGGTCAGGGTTTGGTTATAAAAGGATGGGCACCACAGTTGTTGATATTGAACCATAAGGCAGTGGGTGGGTTTTTGAGTCATTGTGGGTGGAACTCAGTTTTGGAAGGGATAGTGGGTGGAGTTATGATATTGGCTTGGCCTATGGAGGCTGACCAATTTGTGAATGCCAAGCTTTTGGTTGATGAAATAGGTGTGGCTGTTAGGGTGTGTGAGGGTGCTGACTCGGTTCCTAACTCGGATGAATTGGGTCGAGCCGTTGCTGAGGCAATGACCGAGGGTGGAGGAATGAAGACCAAGGCGAAAGATCTCAAACAAAAAGCTTTGGCAGCAGTGAGCCATGGGGAAAGCTCCATGAAAGATTTGGATAGAGTTGTGGAAGAATTGGGTCAACTTAGAGGGTGA
- the LOC105780328 gene encoding pentatricopeptide repeat-containing protein At1g77360, mitochondrial gives METIAENHSTKLPRKPQNQPRSIPNNLQPQRFPTHHDAPDISPTVRILCDLLTRISPHDIESALSSTGVIPTSDDIQQVLGFSYNQPLSAIKFFRWAGCFVKPSAYAWNLIVDLLGKNQSFEPMWDAMRSMKQEGLLSTTTFGSVFSSYCIAHRFSEATMSFDVMDRYGVEQDVVAVNSLLSAICHEDNQMSVAIEFFDKIKMKIPPDGDTFAILLEGWEKEGNLAKAKNTFGEMVVRVGWSPKHISAYDAFLTTLVRGSQVDEALKFLQVMKKNDCLPGLKFFSNTLDILVKQNDSAQIIPLWDTMVGGGLVPNLIMYNALISVLCNNDDVHDAFRFLDEMTFHGAFPDSLTYNMIFHCLVRNKMVREVGKFFVEMTKNEWPPTSSNYAAAIKMLLENDDPEMAINMWNHMVENHVSTLDESANELLIGLCNLGRLVEVKRFVETMLDKRISIYDSTMEKLKNPFYKKGRSFRDKYDSLSREWKAMKMS, from the coding sequence ATGGAAACCATAGCTGAAAACCATAGCACTAAACTCCCAAGAAAACCCCAAAACCAACCACGGTCAATCCCGAACAATCTTCAACCCCAGCGTTTCCCCACACACCATGATGCACCCGATATTTCTCCAACAGTTCGAATCCTTTGCGACCTCCTTACCCGAATCTCTCCACACGATATTGAATCTGCGCTTTCTTCCACTGGGGTTATCCCTACTTCCGATGACATCCAACAAGTCCTTGGTTTTTCTTACAATCAGCCGTTGTCTGCCATCAAGTTCTTCAGGTGGGCCGGGTGCTTCGTCAAGCCCTCTGCTTATGCGTGGAATCTTATAGTCGATTTGCTTGGGAAGAATCAAAGCTTTGAACCGATGTGGGATGCTATGCGCTCCATGAAGCAAGAGGGTCTTCTTTCAACTACAACGTTTGGCTCTGTCTTCAGCAGCTATTGTATTGCGCATAGGTTTAGTGAGGCTACCATGAGTTTTGATGTCATGGATAGGTACGGTGTAGAACAAGATGTTGTTGCAGTCAATTCACTTCTTAGTGCAATTTGCCACGAGGACAATCAGATGTCGGTTGCAATAGAGTTTTTTGATAAGATCAAGATGAAGATCCCACCTGATGGGGATACTTTTGCCATTTTGCTCGAAGGGTGGGAGAAAGAAGGCAATTTGGCTAAGGCCAAGAACACGTTCGGCGAGATGGTAGTCAGAGTAGGATGGAGTCCGAAGCACATTTCTGCTTATGATGCCTTTTTGACCACGCTTGTTCGTGGCTCTCAAGTCGATGAAGCTCTCAAATTTTTGCAAGTTATGAAGAAGAATGACTGCTTACCAGGTTTGAAATTTTTCTCTAACACTCTCGATATTCTCGTCAAGCAAAATGACTCAGCCCAAATAATTCCATTGTGGGATACAATGGTGGGTGGTGGGCTGGTGCCCAATTTGATTATGTACAATGCATTGATCAGTGTGTTATGCAACAACGATGACGTGCATGACGCTTTCCGGTTCCTCGATGAGATGACATTCCACGGAGCTTTCCCCGATTCTTTGACTTACAACATGATTTTCCATTGCTTGGTGAGGAATAAGATGGTTCGCGAGGTGGGGAAGTTCTTTGTCGAGATGACCAAGAACGAGTGGCCTCCTACAAGTTCTAATTACGCCGCGGCTATTAAGATGTTGTTGGAGAACGATGACCCCGAAATGGCAATTAATATGTGGAATCACATGGTTGAGAATCATGTCTCAACGCTCGATGAAAGCGCTAATGAGTTACTCATCGGGCTTTGCAATTTAGGTAGGTTAGTAGAAGTGAAAAGATTTGTCGAAACAATGCTTGATAAAAGAATTAGCATATACGATTCGACAATGGAGAAATTAAAGAACCCTTTTTACAAAAAGGGTAGAAGTTTTAGAGATAAATATGATAGTCTTTCAAGGGAATGGAAAGCTATGAAGATGTCATGA
- the LOC105779514 gene encoding choline/ethanolaminephosphotransferase 1 isoform X1: MLLFLKITLMGFMFLVTSAVLGYVYSPHLDSPPPRWVHFAHGLLLFLYQTFDAVDGKQARRTNSSSPLGELFDHGCDALACAFETMAFGSTAMCGRDSFWFWVISAVPFYGATWEHYFTNTLILPVVNGPTEGLALIYVMHFLTGFLGAHWWVEQFGRSIPIFSWVPFLNEISTYRVVLYIMIAFAVIPTVGCNIQNVHKVIQARKGSMLLALAMLYPFVVLMGGVLIWDYLSPSDIMGNYPHLVILGTGLAFGFLVGRMILAHLCDEPKGLKTNMCMSLLYLPLAIANALTARLNDGVPLVDDFWVLLGYCVFTGSLYLHFATSVIHEITTALGIYCFRITRKEA; this comes from the exons GTTTATTCCCCTCACTTGGATTCACCTCCACCAAGATGGGTTCATTTCGCTCATGGGTTACTTCTATTTTTATATCAG ACTTTTGATGCTGTCGATGGGAAGCAAGCAAGAAGAACAAACTCCTCTAGTCCCCTTGGAGAACTTTTCGACCATG GGTGCGATGCGCTTGCATGTGCG TTCGAAACCATGGCCTTTGGGAGCACTGCTATGTGTGGAAGGGACAGTTTCTGGTTCTGGGTAATTTCAGCTGTTCCATTTTACGGAGCTACATGGGAACA CTATTTCACCAATACGCTGATCCTTCCCGTAGTTAATGGGCCAACTGAGGGTCTTGCTCTGATATATGTAATGCACTTTTTGACAGGATTTTTGG GTGCCCATTGGTGGGTTGAACAATTCGGAAGATCCATACCCATCTTCAGTTGGGTACCTTTTCTTAAtg AAATTTCAACATACAGAGTTGTGCTGTATATTATGATAGCATTTGCTGTTATACCTACTGTCGGCTGCAA TATACAAAACGTCCATAAGGTCATTCAGGCACGAAAAGGAAGCATGTTACTTGCATTAGCAATG CTTTATCCTTTCGTTGTACTCATGGGAGGAGTGCTTATTTG GGATTATTTGTCGCCTTCGGATATAATGGGAAATTACCCACACTTGGTTATACTAGGAACTGGACTTGCATTTGGGTTCCTTGTG GGACGGATGATTTTGGCTCACTTGTGTGACGAACCCAAGGGACTAAAAACAAACATGTGCATG TCGCTCTTGTATCTTCCATTGGCAATTGCAAATGCTCTTACAGCTAGGCTGAATGATGG tGTTCCTCTAGTTGATGATTTTTGGGTTCTTCTTGGTTACTGTGTATTCACGG GATCACTCTATTTACACTTTGCCACATCGGTTATTCATGAAATTACGACAGCTTTGGGAATTTATTGCTTCAG GATAACTAGGAAAGAGGCTTGA